In Vicugna pacos chromosome 6, VicPac4, whole genome shotgun sequence, the DNA window CAGCTGGGTTCCCACTTGTATTTCATAGTCTGATATCTGGGTTCTTATTTCCATGAGAGATTTTCCTAGGCTCCCTTGTAAACAGCAAATACTTATATAAAGTTTACTTTGTACCAGATACCACTCCAAGTATTTATTTATGCAGTCTTACTACAAACCTCATGAGATGTGTACCATTATAACTACATTAATTATACAAATAGGGaaaataaggcacagagaggttaagaactcacccaaagtcacacagctcattGTGGCAGACACTAAGGACTGAAAATCCATGTGATTAACTACTATGTTATATTGCTTTTCTAAGTGCAAAACGCTTGATCATAGAATTCTTAAGGTTTGCTCCCACCGCTATGTTCAGGAAAACacctatttctatttcttgttttcttctttcttttctattctgtttGGCACTTTAAACTCCAAATTAATTTGAGTGGAGGAGGACCATGGGGGTATGGGAAGTAAACAACACAGATGCTATCTCTGTGTTTGCTTTGTAAATGAAATCAAGATCTCTGACAATTTGCACATGCAAACGCGCATGCAATTGCCTTAAGCCTCCCATTTTCTCAGGCCCTTAATGTTTTAGGGCCCAGTGCGTTAACCAAAATTGCAGCCCTGTTTAACTGTCAGGAAGTTAAAGTATATAAAAGATCATATGTTTTCTGATCTAATCATTAGAACAGGCCCTTTTTTAATcaactcattaatttttttaatttaaaataaagccttTTCATTGAGATTTAAGGGATCACATATTCCtactcagaaaaagaaatcagaaaaaaatgaaacaattccCATTTTgagatactatatatatacagtgaattcaggggaaaaatatttttagtgtcTCTTCTAGAGCAGatctatttccttccttttctaccACATGAAACCAGGCCATATGGTTCCAATAATGGAAAATAGATTCACttctttctaaattaaaaaaaataatcaaaatacatGCAAACTTTATTATATGGTTATTGATTTCTTCACAAAGCCACACTTCTATCACTGttcataaaaagataatacataCTGACAAGACTTTAAATgtctattgaaaaaaatcagttgattaaaaatgttaaattatttttcatcttataCAAACATACTTCATTGTTGTACAAGATTGCCCTCTTGTGTTTTCTCTAGCtaagtcattattatttttatcaagttAACATTCAGCTTTTGACTTTTCAATCTAAAATTAACCCACTACTAAATGAACTTCAAAGGCTTATATTAAAAACCATATAGATCAGAAGTTAATGTTAGTGTTATGGTTTGTGGTACATTCTAGTCCTTTAAATCTCTGAATAGATTTATATAATACAACGGCCTAAAGTTAAGAAAAAGCAAGGCTAAGCAGAagtaattatataaagaaaaatttagaatTATGTCAAGGAATACTAAAACCCTGATACTAGCTACTCATATTACCAAGTTATGGAAAATGTAGCCGATTAGCCTATTAGTATAGGTCTGGCTTAATGTCCTTAccgtcagtttctccctttagttTACTTAGTTACTATGTATGTATAAAAAcactattaacatttttaattattttgaaaaagttttccttatgTATTAAAttagcagttttctttttaatattgccTAATTAAAACAGTACTCTCATATGGTGAAATGTAAATGTGGTGCACTCCTTTCTGTAAGTCAGATTGGTAGCATAtgttaaaagctttaaaaaaagattattagGTTTGTTCCTCACAACGTAAAAGCGCAAACTTAAGTACCCCCCCAATTTTATGCCCAAACTACTCATCATAGTATTATTTATAGAGCAAACATTGGTAACAACTGAAACATGGCTGTGTGTGGAATTAGACTGGAATATAATCATACAGTGGAATTTTTTGCAATGATTATAAttttaatggaatattttaaataatatgaaCATTTGTTATGATGTTAAGCTTAAAACATTCAGGATATACATAcctctgtctgtgtgtttgtgccaTAATGATCTAAAAGCAATTCTCCCAAAACTATAAACAAAGACTAAAATGAAATGCCTTAAATATTAATACTGGTTGTCATTTGAGGGTAGCACTATGGTAGCCTTTCctatatttttcatttgtctgtattttccacattttaatattgaatacattttatattttatattgaatattgcacattttatattaaatatattgaatatatttatacTGAATTACGATATAATGGGGAAAGTCCCTATGTCCTAACATTGGCAGAATTGAGGTTCTGCACTTTTTATACAGATCAGGAATTTCGTGGGCTTTCTGTGCAAGCTCAGAAAGCTTTTGTAAAGGAAAACCAAGACTTCAGCAACTAGCTCAGGATGCAGCATCCAGTTGAGCCATAGTAGAAAAGTGGAAGGTTCCCTAGGTCACAAAAAGCTTGAGGAAGATCCTTAAAATGAAACTTTCTCTCCCAACCCTTTATCCTTCCTTcggaggaagagaaaaatagagtCAAGGGATGAATTCCTTCTCCAAACACAAAAAAGAGCAAGCAAAGCAACAACTATTTACTAAGTGCTAAACATGCGCTAGGTTGGTTAAAAGGGTCAGAAGCTAAATGTGATGAGTGACTAAATGAAAAGAAGGGTGGTTACAGAATTTCACCTCTGGCCATCATGTAGGACTGCCTCAGCTAGATTGTAGCTGAAGAGCTGGTCTTTCTACCTGCAGTTCTGCAACAATTTTCCAAACTGCAGGGAGAGTGATCTTTTCAAGGAGCAAGAGATTGCCAGTGCCCCTGGTGATAAACTCTGAACTTCTTATGGTGGTTGACAGGACACTTTATCACCTAGCTTTGGCTTATGTTTCTAGCCttctcttcagtttcctcactttacATTCCAGGCATTGTGATCTTCACCAGGCTTCTCCTTTCCTGTTCTCTCAGGTTAGACCCATCCTGTCTCTTCTGCCTAGCTAACTCCTGCTTACTTTTCAAGTCTCTGATTAAATGTTGCCTTCACTGGGAAAACTTAAATGTCCCAACAATGTGCACTTATTATGATCACTCCTTTCCTTGTCAGAACTCTTCCTGTATGTTATGAAATTCTCCAGTATAATTGTCCTTCTCATCTGGACTGTAGACTCTGTGAGGACCAGGGCTCAGTCTGCCCTGTTCACCTTGATACTACCTACAATGCCTAACTGAggattgacaaatatttattgaatgaacagTGGATGAATAAGTGAAACAGTCTAATTATATTCAACTTTCccaaaattttcttaaaagagGTGCTCTAACTGATGCAAGTGCATATCAAAATAAAAACGACACACATGACGATGGTGTTTAGTCCTGGGGCTGCTGGGAATTCTTCACTCAGCACTTAAGTCCTGTATCCTGTCCTCACTTCACAGATACGTGTGTATGTGTACCTACACctcaagagattttttaaattaatttttcaagcTTCTTATGGGAGGAAAAAACCACTCTGATATATTGACCAATAGTttctaattcttaaaaaaaaatcttcattcaaCAATAAGAGTAAATAATGTTCATTAAATAGTTATAAATAATCTTTAAATACAtgagaaaataataatataatactagtttctttaaaaagtacaGAAACTACATATTCAGAATATGCTAATCTCTcccatacaaaaataaatacacatagtATActgtatttacataataaaaactgtaagaaaatgcattgaaaaataaattgtgaGTATTTCTGAGGGTTGTTACATGTAAAACActtttctttctcactctttTCAGGATTTCTCTCAGAATAAGTATGTATTACTTCCATTAAAACACTAAGAGCTATCAAAAAAGTATAACAAAATGAATTCCTTTATGTGTAAGTAGTTGtttcaaaatttgttttaagACTAAAGGATAGGCATGAAGGCatgaatatttttcatataacatatatattttaaaatattttatactacaTGGATTTAATCATGCAATGACCTTTAATGCAGATGCTATAAGAAGACAATACAAAACTACAGCCATTTTGTATTTGACTTCTAAAGTATGTTCAAAGATTCTCATATTTCTCAAGGGAAAATCATCTTATTAAAGAATATTTATGAAATAGCTTGGAAAGTAAATTAATGCACATACTATTATGCCAAGCACaaataaaatgacttaaaaaaaaaaaactaaaatacagGCTGGAGGCAATTAACAAAATGTATAGTTACTTGAAGTGGATTAGGGGAGAGGCTAGCTTGGGCAGAATTACCTCTTGTAATAGGCCATAAGCAGCAGTTCAGACAGCTAGGCTGGGAAAGTCCCTTACCTGAACCACCTATCTCAATAGATCTAGGAAGTCGCTTTTCTTTTGCTTAACAATAGGTCCAGTGATAAGCAAAACTGCCCTCCTCCAAAGCTCCCTGAAGTGCAAAAAGACTAAAGATCAAAGGAACAATTAGCCACTCCCTGAACTTCAAAGATTTTTCCTATGGGAACTCTGAGAAGCAGCTGCAAGATTACTTAGAGAAATTAGAGATTTCCATTACAGTGTATAAATATAACATTACAAATATCTTGgtcaccatattctttttatttccttattatgGTCGCATTTTAGGTTTTCTAGTTTTGCATACATATTAAAAGGAGTAACAAATCAAAATATACTAAGACTAGAGACATATCTACCCTCAATGAGCACTGCAGCACTGTTCTTAGCATTATAacttttttgtgctttttaagCCTAGCTTTTCAATGTCTTggttgtttctgcattccctcattcagaaaaaaaaagtaatttttctcACGTAGTTTGTGTTTTAATGCAGCATTCAAATAGTCTACAAAATCACTTACCTTTCCTGGACTAGTTTCACAGACTGAGTCCCTCTGATGACGAAAATGTCTCTTCTAAACCAACTTTAGAATGGAGCTGACTCTATGAatggcaggagagagagaaaacaaaacaaaacaaaaaaaccctggtTCTCAATAATGTCATTGAACCAACTAACCTTGAACTTCATCCTGCCTCTGATCATCTTTTACAAGATCTATtcacttatttgtttttaaaactagattgAATTGGTTATTCTGTTACTTGTCACCAAAGCACCCCAATCAAAGTTTAGATTTGATTATTAGGCAATGGGGAGTCACTAAAGAGGTTTAAGCAGAAACTGACATAACCAGTTTGCATTTAATGAGGACAGCAGTGGCAGAAGTGTTGAGGATGGATGGGCGGGATGTGAGCCTGGCTAAAAGTTTCTGAGGGCTTACTGTGTGCTATGTACTAGTCTGaaacactttacatatattaatccATGTAACCCTTCCAAAATTCTATGAGGCATGTAACATCACCCATGTTCAATAAGAGGAATCTGAAGTCCAGAAGCATTATgctgtccaagatcacacagctagtaaggggcAGAGCCGGGATTCGAACCCAATTTTATTATAGACATTCCTTCacgcctctctcctccccagcacCACTAAGCCATATATATCAGGAGAAGCTTCATCTCACTCTCAGCCTCAAATAGACTTAATTGATAAGAGTAAACACAGCCCCTTTCCAGTGATTGATGCAGGAATAGGCTGGCCACCCACTTCTGGTCTGGCTTCTAACCACAAATTCATACTACATATTTtatagggttattgtgagaacTGAATGGGCTATTGCTTATAACATACTTGGTACATGGTAGGCCTACATTAAATGCTAGTTACTAGTATCATGATTATAGACTACtcttatcaagaaaaacagagaaggaaTGTTCAGAGGAGGGCAAAGGAGAGTGGTATGACAGAAGCCAAGGAAAGAATTTTCAGAAGAGCATAACAGGATCAAATGCCGTGGAAGAATATGAGATATAGTGTGGAATATGTGACATGAGAGTGGAAATGAGTTTAAAGGGTCTAGCCTTTGGGACATAACAGGTGACTTTTGCCAGAGAGGTGTTTGTGGAAGGGCTGGAAACCAACCAATTGGTTGAAACTTGCACCTGAGTGGAGACGGTGCTGCTGACCACAGATGAGCAGCTTCACTGTGATGGAAAGGAGAAGAAACCATGGTAGTAGGCCTCCAGATGGAGCACAATTATAAACTTTGAGAAAGTAGCTAGCAAAGGTACTGTTgaaaattcagaagagagaaacaaTGACGGGACAAGTCCAAAGGAGATTAAAAGAGAAGGCATCAAGCTCATAGGTGGCAGAAGGCATTAGTCCTAAAGAATCAGGCCATCTCCCTCCCATTAACTCTGGGTGGAAGAAGTTAAGTTCAGATATAGATGCATTTGCAGGAAGGGAGAAAGTTGAGGGAGTGCACCTATGGAATATTGCATTTTTCTTAGTGAAATGGAGGCAGCATCATCTGCTGAGAAGGAGTGTGAAGCAAGCACTGTAGTGGTCAGTCAGTCAGTGTTAGATGAAGCTAGCCTAGAAGACAGGGGAAATAATTCCAGAGTGCTGTGCTGAAGGCACAGCTAAATTGAAGACCAAGAATTTCCAATGGCTTTAACACGTGGGTAGGAGTATATGATTCTCCCCAGCATCTCTCACTAGCCCAGATGGAGATATGAGAATCAGGCTGTCTGTGTCTTTGGGCAGGTCATAAAAGTTAGCATGAAGCTGAAAGTAATGGAAATGGGGACCAGTTGACCATAGTCCTCTCTGGTTCCTCATACTCTCCCGAGGCTTCAATTCTACAAACAAAATCTGTGCCTACAACTGGGACTGCCAACCACAGTTCTCAAAGTGAGAGTGCATTAAAGAACAGACTGTCAACACTCACCTCCCTACCCCCACAAATTCAAAGGGAAGAATCAAATTGTTAATTAAAGCACTTTACCTGGGACTTTCACAGTATTCCAGGATTACAGGTGGTAAAACAATATACTAATATTCATCCTTTGATTAAATTCTACAGCCTTCAAATTTGATGCATGCCCTTTCTTTCATCTAGGATAAAGCAAAGTTAAAGACACTCATATTGAGGCTTTTTGTATAACAAATAGGATTAGTAGGATTAAGAACCACATGGCACGTAAAATAAAACTACactaatatttaaattattcagtATGTGTGCCTATGGCACATGTCATCCTGCTGAGTCAAGGGAACTTAAAGTATCTCTTCATTATCTTCATTCCCACAGTTATCTTTCAGGCAGGTACACAGCTAGGTTTCCCCTATAAACCTAGCcaataagagaaaaacatttagctattgaaaagaacaaagaaggaaCTTTTTTCCTTCTAAGCTAATGCAAGAAGTTGCTTTAGGATGTTGATTTGAAACTGCTGTTGATTATTTTAATTGATATAAtgaggaatttttttccttctaaaaaatTAACTTGTGTCCTTTCATTGTTCATAAGAGAACAAAgacaatagttttaaaaaaaaaaaagtgactactGCAACATAGGATATTACAAAGCAATGAAAATACCAAGTATCCAAAAGAAAGAGCATCACTGGTTACACTCTCTCTGCTCTGAGAGGATTCCTGCCTATGAAGTCATTGCTCATGGAGACagttgtctttttctcttttgttaatggaggtactggggattgaacccaggtcctcgtgcatgctaagcatgcactctactactgagctatactctcccaccGCCACCCCCCCAAAGTTATCTTTTCAGCGTCTCATAATAGGCAAATATGCCTAAAGCATTAGAGTGAACTAATCCTATTTCATTGCCTAAAATAATGCTAACCTATCAGTATATTACTCATAaacatgacttaaaaaaaaagatttcataaaGACACAGACAGATTTCCTAGAGAAGTCATCTGACTTAGGTTATCATTTGAATTTAATACTGGGATGTAAAGCAGAGTCACTGGAGCTTAGCCATCAGAAATCTTACTAACTTATTAATTAGCAAGAAGGCTAGAATTTACTTTGTAATTATAAACACCCTGGACTGCTGAATGAGAGAATAGCATAATTCAGTCAAAAAACTTGACAAGTCCCCTTTTATGTGTTAGATGAGTGAATACAAAATGAATAAGACACAGTTCCTGACCTCAAGAAGGTGTTTACAAGCCTCATCTTTCTGCAAATAACTGGGAGACAACATCAGGTCAGCCCCTCAGTGTGAGATAGCTCAATGCCAAAttacaatggggaaagaacaggaAGGCTTGCTGCCACTCATTCACTACAATGGAGCCACACCTTTTTAAGGAGAGGGTTATATTCCACAGTAAATGAGAGACAGTTTTCTCagcaaaaattacatttaaacatGTCTTAGGGAATTGTGTGAAGCCATTTTGCCCAGTTTTTCCTGCATGACTTGAATGGATCATTGTTTCTTTGGCTGAACATCCAAGTTATGCTTAGAAACTAGGTCATTTGAAAAATATGTCTTTAAACAATGTATGTACACTTGGAAATATGGTTTTGTTTTATACTTGTTAAAAATCATAAATGGGATCACATTGTTCTTATTATCCATCTCATTTATTTTACACCCTTAAGACATTTAGGAGGTATTTCCATGTAAGTACCTGTGACAGTTTGCATTTTCCAAAAATGCCACAGCAATCTTTCTGGTCCCATATATTCTTTAAGAACCTTGCCTCTCCCCATCAGGAGATAGTCTATAACTATAACCCTCCTCTTAACCTGGATGAGACTCTGTAATGGCCTGAGCAAATAGAATGCAGCAGAAATGACACTGTATAACTTCTAAGCCTAGGTCATAAAAGGCAGTATGGTTTTACCTAGTACTGTCTTAGGATACTCGCCCTTGGAACCCAGCCATCaagctgtgaggaagcccaaaccAGTCCACACTAAGAGACCACATGGAGAGGTCAACATGGAATCTGAGAGTTTCAGCCTGCAGCCTTCAGCCAGCGTTAACCACCAACAGGAGAGTGAAAAGTTTTCAGATGATTTCAGTCCTCAGCCTTTAAGTCCTCCAGTTGAGGCCCTGTGCATAATGGAGAAGAGAAAATTATCCCTGCTGTGCTCTGTATGAAATCTTGACCCACAGAATCTGTGAGCATAATAAATAGTTGTTTTATACCACACCTTGTGGGGGTACTTTGCAGTGCAGCCATAGTAACTGGAAGATTACCAATATATACCTATTTCAATCTTTTAAACAATGCCATAATTAATAGTAATATTCTATAGTATTCATGTATCAAAAGATCATTCCTGTATTGATAGATACTTAGATGGTTTGGAATAACTTATCCCTACTATAGACAAGGCTGAAACAAATAAGCTTCTACATGTCTATTTGTGCACAAGTGTATTTCTATAAAAACCTATGAGTTTTTATAACCTGTGAGTTAATAAATGCATGCGAGATACTTAGAACAGTGCATCGCATACTaacacattttttattattattatattaccaCCATCATATAAGTTGACTTCTAGTTAGAAGGTGACAGTTTTCCCTGAACTTCTTTAGTGACAAGGACCCTAACAACTGTATTTAACAACTATGCTACAATGTATCCTACTTCGTAGTTTAGCTTATGGCAAAAGTAGCAAGCAGAGAATTATATTCCTGAAAATATCCATCGGCTGCACACCTGACCGTCTCTACattcagtttaaaaaacaacttGCTCCGTGTGCTGGTGAGTTACACTACCTGCGTTCCTCTTAGAACAGATGGGCTGAAAATCATCAGCTGTGTGACTAGAGCGGAAACAACGGAGCCTCGCGCTCCAGCATGTGCGCAGTTTTCTTCCCTCCGCATCCGATCAGACAGACCACTTGGCAGAGAGAGGGCGGGGAGAAGGTTCAGGACACTTCTTGACCGGTGCTTCTCACCCCTTCAATTTCGGGTCACAAGTTTAAGAATGGGCTTCTTAGCCGTTGCCACTCTCTTCCACCATCTCTCTTTTAACTCTTCCCCAGGCGTGCTTGCAGCTACCCTGCACCTGTTATTCCCGTTAACCTCCAGTTTACCTGGGCATAGTAAAGGAGAGAGCAAGAGGGACTACCTGTTCACCTTCTCTTGCCTCGAAACGGGAAAGACTAAACTTTATTCATTTTGCAGTCGACCGGGTTTCAACAACCATTCCCATATTTTCACAGTTCAAAGCTTTTAACTTCCTCTCCTTTTCGATTTTCTCCCTTCATTTGCTCCATTTTTTAAGGGACTCAGGTAACCCGTCTCCTTCTCCCGGTCAGGGCAAAGGTTAAACGTTGTAGAGCTGAGGAAAAGCATTTTTAGGAGTCTTGTCTACGGTCGGGGCAGCAGGCCAGGAGCGGGCGGGCTTCGCTGCAGCTCGGTGGGAGCGCCTGTccggcccctccctccccggCCCCACGCTGCAAGCTCCGCGAGCTAAGGAGCCCCAAGGCCGAAGACAGTGGGTTGGGAGCTGGTGACTCCAAAGCCCTCTGAGACGCCCCTgccccacagccccacccactAGCACGCGGCCTGCCCCGAGGCCCGCGGGACACCTTCGTCCCCGCCCCTCCACAGGTCACCTCCCTCCACGCCCCTTTCCCTCGGCCCCGGCAGCCGGCAGGCAGGGAAGTGTCGTAAAGCCAGGCCCAGGAAACTTTACCCGGGGTAACAGCCGAGGCGCTTTACGGCGGCGGCGGCTGAGTGTGAGCTTTGGCGGCGGTGGAGGCGGCCGCGGCGGCgaaggaggcggcggcggcggctgaggaggaagaggagtggCGGCAGTGGCGGCGAGGACCTGTGCGGGGTGAGCCGCGCGGAGTGGACGGGGAGGAGTCGCGGGTGACAGAGCTGGCGGATGGGCGCGGGTGGACGGGGACAGTGGCCGGCTGAGCAGCTGGGCGGCGCTGAAGAGCTGGGGGGGGCCCGCGGAATGGGGGGGCCAGCTCTGTGAGGGACGGTTTCTGCCTTTGTTTCCCCCCACCTCGGCCGCCCCCTGCTCTCCGTCCCTCTGCTCCGCACTCGTCGGCCGGGTCTCATGGCCTCCCCTCTCGGTCTGTGTCACTTCTAGGATGGCGGAGGTACCGCCTGGGCCTAGCAgcctcctcccaccaccagcaCCTCCGGCCTCGGCGGCGGCCGAGCCCCGCTGTCCCTTCCCGGCGGGGGCCGCCCTCGCCTGCTGCAGCGAGGACGAGGAGGACGACGAGGAGCACcaaggcggcggcggcaggagtCCGGCGGGcggcgaggcggcggcggccaAGGGGCATCCGTGCCTCCGCTGTCCTCAGCCGCCGCAGGAGCAGCTGCAGCTCAACGGATTGATCAACCCCGAACTGCGGCACCTCCGGGCGGCCGCCTCCCTCAAGAGCAAGGTTTTGAATGTGGCAGAGGCGGCCACGATCACGGCCACCCCCGACGGGGGCCCCAGAGCGACTGCAACAAAAAGAGCCGGGGTACACTCGGGCGAGAGCCCCTCTCACTGCCTCCCCAATAATGCAAGAACTGCGCTCCCCAACCCGGCAGAGGCAGCGGAGGTGAGCGATCCCGCGGCGGCCCGCAATGGACTGGCGGAGGGCacggagcaggaggaggaggaagacgagCAGGTGCGGCTGCTGTCTTCATCCCTGACGGCCGGCTGCAGTTTAAGAAGCCCCTCGGGCAGGGAGGTTGAGCCTGGGGAGGATCGGACGATACGTTATGTCCGATATGAATCCGAGCTACAAATGCCCGATATCATGAGACTGATCACCAAAGATCTGTCTGAACCCTACTCCATTTATACCTATAGATATTTTATCCACAACTGGCCACAGCTGTGCTTCTTGGTAAGTGGATGGAATCAAAAAAGGGTGTACCCAGCAGAGAGATCCAGGCCGTGCGGGGCAGGGAGTGTGAGGGCTGGAGTGGCAGTGGAAGTATCCTGTATTTCATAGTACGTTACGTGATGTAAAGTGCGTGCACACACTCCTAGTTATTTAATGAAACTGTTCTGAAAGTAAGACTTCGTGATCCAGGTTAACTTGATACCAGTGTAAATCCAACAAGCTCATGTGATGCATGTTGGGGGGTCTTGTAGCCTGTTTACATTAGCTTATAATCATGTTTAGCCGTCTTTAATTACCCTCCCTCATCATCAAAGCACTTTGCAATCACTTAATTTGAACATGGTTCTGTTCAGATACAGGCCTTATTAATCTCTCAGTTACAGCCATAATCAGGGAAGAGTGTATGCATAAACATGTTTTGGTGAATATGATTGTCAGTAAACTTGCTGTGGCCACATGGAGAATTAAATCTTAGAAGCATAATTCTGTAATTATGGAgattatttccttttacttcAACAGGACAATTAACAGTTGTAGCCAGCCAGCCTTCTTTCTGGTGCACAGTTGCAGAAGGTGCTACTAACACTTTTGGTGGCTGAAAGACTCCTGAAACTTGAACAAAATACCCATCGGGGGAGTGTAGGAAACTAAGTGTGAAATTGTActagtctgttttgttttgtttttaagaaactggTCATAGATATACTTAAATATTAATAGTAATGCTGGCTTCTgtgaaatataattgacagaaaattttttatttatacatgagcaaaaaagactTGGCTACCAAacaagccaaaaaattttttcctcAATAATATTGACTAATTTCACTCTGTATGAAACCTTTCACTTAAATGTTGATGGCAGGTGTGTGCATTGTATCATGTACTCACAGGCATGTCATTTCCATTGAATTTTATTGGAGCAAGGCAACTGGCTTTTAAGGAGTAGTTTATGATATGTGAAGGGAAAAGCCACTactattatttattgttttagaaCTTAGTTGCACTCACTAGTTTCCTTCGAGATGCTTTGACAATACTTAGAAATCTATCTTTTTGCATAGGAATCAGTCTTGTTGATTCTGTAGTTTAGTGGTAATCTGAAAATATAACCTCAGTATTGTAGATAATGGTAGTtgtgctgttttctgcattcacttTGCTAAACTTCAGTTTAGTATGTTTGTTTAAACTGggaactattttattttctacaaaaCTGCTTACAGGATTCTAACCATTGTATCAAAATAGAAGTTCTAAGACATGTCTGTGGTGATGAATGGGAAAATGATTTTATAGCACTATTATAAATGTCATATC includes these proteins:
- the NAA30 gene encoding N-alpha-acetyltransferase 30 isoform X1 — protein: MAEVPPGPSSLLPPPAPPASAAAEPRCPFPAGAALACCSEDEEDDEEHQGGGGRSPAGGEAAAAKGHPCLRCPQPPQEQLQLNGLINPELRHLRAAASLKSKVLNVAEAATITATPDGGPRATATKRAGVHSGESPSHCLPNNARTALPNPAEAAEVSDPAAARNGLAEGTEQEEEEDEQVRLLSSSLTAGCSLRSPSGREVEPGEDRTIRYVRYESELQMPDIMRLITKDLSEPYSIYTYRYFIHNWPQLCFLAMVGEECVGAIVCKLDMHKKMFRRGYIAMLAVDSKYRRNGIGTNLVKKAIYAMVEGDCDEVVLETEITNKSALKLYENLGFVRDKRLFRYYLNGVDALRLKLWLR
- the NAA30 gene encoding N-alpha-acetyltransferase 30 isoform X2; this translates as MAEVPPGPSSLLPPPAPPASAAAEPRCPFPAGAALACCSEDEEDDEEHQGGGGRSPAGGEAAAAKGHPCLRCPQPPQEQLQLNGLINPELRHLRAAASLKSKVLNVAEAATITATPDGGPRATATKRAGVHSGESPSHCLPNNARTALPNPAEAAEAMVGEECVGAIVCKLDMHKKMFRRGYIAMLAVDSKYRRNGIGTNLVKKAIYAMVEGDCDEVVLETEITNKSALKLYENLGFVRDKRLFRYYLNGVDALRLKLWLR